Proteins from one Microbacterium faecale genomic window:
- a CDS encoding TetR family transcriptional regulator, whose amino-acid sequence MTESAPTDLRERTRRVVRQQISETATQLFIEHGFAATTIEQIAEAAGVSRRSFFRYFPSKEDVILGELVERGPLVADALAARPEDEPPWDALRAALLSLRQSRAQDDRAELEIGRMLYETPTLRARHLEKQLAWESLLVPVLAERIRSTAQNAAIDPELQASAIVSGSLACLDVASKTWILGDGARNLTQLYDEAVAAIRR is encoded by the coding sequence ATGACCGAGAGCGCCCCGACAGATCTCCGTGAACGCACCCGCCGCGTGGTCCGTCAGCAGATCTCTGAGACGGCGACACAGCTGTTCATCGAGCACGGCTTCGCCGCGACGACCATCGAGCAGATCGCCGAAGCGGCCGGCGTGTCACGCCGATCGTTCTTTCGCTACTTCCCCAGCAAGGAGGACGTGATCCTGGGCGAGCTCGTCGAGCGCGGGCCCCTCGTGGCCGACGCACTCGCCGCGCGCCCCGAGGACGAGCCGCCCTGGGACGCACTGCGCGCCGCCCTACTGTCGCTACGACAGAGCCGAGCCCAAGATGACCGGGCCGAGCTCGAGATCGGCCGCATGCTCTACGAGACTCCGACCCTCCGAGCACGCCACCTTGAGAAGCAGCTCGCGTGGGAGAGCCTGCTGGTCCCTGTCCTCGCCGAGCGCATCCGAAGCACCGCTCAGAACGCCGCCATCGACCCGGAGCTCCAGGCATCCGCGATCGTGTCGGGATCACTCGCGTGCCTCGACGTTGCCAGCAAAACCTGGATCCTCGGGGACGGCGCACGAAATCTCACGCAGCTGTACGACGAAGCCGTCGCCGCGATCCGGAGATGA
- a CDS encoding IS30 family transposase, translated as MVRRQQAADRAVRPRLRSPGHPKFQKPVEAAFWGEIAKGLLAEEAAGVVGVAPAVGARWFRHAGGMAPFDITQQLSGRYLSFTEREEIAILKEKGKGVREIARTIGRDPGTISRELRRNAATRGGKLEYRASVAQWKADLAAKRPKVAKLVANPRLRAYVEDRLSGKITRPDGTIVTGPEPPRFTGRGKPHRKDRAWSWAWSPEQISHRLKIDFPDDESMRISPEAIYQSLFIEGRGALKRELVWDLRTGRALRVPRERSRRKTWAHVTPGTLISERPAEAADRAVPGHWEGDLLIGLERSAVGTVVERKTRYTLLVHLPREEGYRHKQTPKNGPALAGYGAITMKNALANTMSSLPAQLARSLTWDRGKEMSAHAQFRVETGIPVFFADPQSPWQRGTNENTNGLLRQNFPKGTDLSRWSADDIEAVAHALNTRPRKSLGWMTPAEAFNDQILLLQQSGVASTG; from the coding sequence ATGGTTCGTCGTCAGCAGGCCGCGGACAGGGCGGTTCGTCCGAGGCTCCGCTCGCCGGGGCATCCGAAGTTCCAGAAGCCCGTCGAGGCGGCATTCTGGGGCGAGATCGCGAAAGGGCTCCTTGCGGAGGAAGCTGCGGGGGTTGTCGGCGTGGCGCCCGCAGTCGGCGCGAGATGGTTCCGACACGCTGGCGGCATGGCACCGTTCGATATCACCCAACAGTTGTCTGGCCGCTATCTCTCCTTCACCGAGCGTGAAGAGATCGCGATCCTGAAGGAGAAGGGCAAGGGCGTTCGCGAGATCGCGCGCACGATTGGTCGCGATCCCGGGACGATCTCTCGTGAGCTGCGACGTAACGCGGCCACGCGGGGCGGGAAGCTGGAGTATCGGGCGTCGGTTGCGCAGTGGAAGGCGGATTTGGCTGCGAAGCGACCCAAGGTCGCGAAGCTCGTCGCGAACCCGCGGTTGCGCGCGTATGTCGAGGATCGCTTGTCGGGGAAGATCACCCGTCCCGACGGGACGATCGTCACCGGTCCGGAGCCGCCGCGGTTCACCGGGAGAGGCAAGCCGCATCGGAAGGACAGGGCCTGGTCATGGGCTTGGAGTCCGGAGCAGATCTCACATCGGTTGAAGATCGACTTCCCGGATGATGAGTCCATGCGTATCAGCCCGGAAGCGATCTACCAGTCGCTGTTCATCGAGGGGCGCGGCGCCCTCAAACGCGAACTCGTCTGGGACCTCCGCACCGGCAGGGCGCTGCGCGTCCCGAGGGAGCGGTCGCGGCGCAAGACCTGGGCGCACGTCACACCGGGGACGCTCATCAGCGAACGCCCGGCGGAGGCCGCCGATCGCGCTGTCCCTGGCCATTGGGAGGGGGATCTGCTGATCGGGTTGGAGCGCTCCGCGGTCGGCACAGTCGTCGAGCGCAAGACGCGCTACACGCTGCTGGTCCATCTTCCGCGGGAGGAGGGGTATCGGCACAAACAGACGCCGAAGAACGGGCCTGCCCTGGCCGGCTACGGCGCGATCACCATGAAGAACGCCCTCGCGAACACGATGTCGAGCCTGCCGGCCCAGCTGGCACGGTCGTTGACCTGGGACCGCGGCAAAGAGATGTCCGCTCACGCGCAGTTCCGCGTCGAGACGGGCATCCCGGTGTTCTTCGCCGACCCGCAATCCCCCTGGCAGCGCGGCACGAACGAGAACACCAACGGGCTGCTGCGCCAGAACTTCCCGAAGGGCACCGACCTGTCGCGTTGGAGCGCCGACGACATCGAAGCGGTCGCCCACGCGCTGAACACTCGGCCTCGGAAGTCGCTGGGCTGGATGACCCCCGCGGAAGCGTTCAACGACCAGATACTATTGTTGCAACAGTCCGGTGTTGCATCGACTGGTTGA
- a CDS encoding arsenate reductase ArsC, whose amino-acid sequence MTDQKPSVLFVCVHNAGRSQMAAGWLRHLAGDRVEVRSAGSVPADHINPVAVEAMREEGIDITAEQPKVLTTEAVQDSDVVITMGCGDACPFFPGKRYEDWKLEDPAGKGIESVRPIRDEIKGRVETLLAELL is encoded by the coding sequence ATGACCGACCAGAAGCCTTCCGTCCTCTTCGTCTGCGTCCACAACGCCGGGCGCTCCCAGATGGCCGCCGGCTGGCTCCGCCACCTCGCAGGCGACCGCGTCGAGGTCCGCTCCGCCGGATCCGTGCCCGCCGACCACATCAACCCCGTCGCGGTCGAGGCGATGCGGGAGGAGGGCATCGACATCACCGCCGAGCAGCCGAAGGTGCTCACCACGGAGGCTGTCCAGGACTCCGACGTGGTGATCACTATGGGCTGCGGCGACGCCTGCCCGTTCTTCCCGGGCAAGCGCTACGAGGACTGGAAGCTCGAGGATCCCGCCGGGAAGGGCATCGAGTCAGTGCGCCCGATCCGTGACGAGATCAAGGGCCGCGTCGAAACCCTTCTCGCCGAGCTCCTGTGA
- a CDS encoding metalloregulator ArsR/SmtB family transcription factor, protein MTDTAVISDADACAPSAAHAIGTEAATTVAGALKAIADPLRLRMLSAIATDPRGESCVCDLADLADVSQPTVSHHLKVLKETGMLLSERRGTWVWYRIAPGKQRAVATLLDAFAPAAAVTDEPEDTAARAEALQQMDARVTRLAEELADELTGLNRDLVIAIVRESYAGLVRSAKLTAHMIPLTERFARQRLADLTRDRTTAVPQVLFVCVQNAGRSQLAAAIVNQLADGRVIARSAGSTPASDVHPHVRSLLSEIEGEQEAETAFPKPLTDDAVRAANVVVTMGCGDVCPIVPGVRYEDWAVGDPALASPEGVEAIRHDIEERVRDLLATLTD, encoded by the coding sequence ATGACCGACACCGCCGTCATCTCCGACGCCGACGCGTGCGCTCCTTCCGCGGCGCACGCCATCGGGACCGAGGCCGCGACCACCGTGGCCGGCGCGCTGAAGGCGATCGCCGACCCGCTGCGGCTCCGGATGCTGTCCGCGATCGCGACCGACCCGCGCGGCGAGTCCTGCGTGTGCGACCTCGCCGACCTCGCCGATGTGTCGCAGCCGACGGTTTCGCACCACCTGAAGGTGCTGAAGGAGACCGGGATGCTGCTCTCGGAGCGTCGCGGCACCTGGGTCTGGTACCGGATCGCGCCGGGCAAGCAGCGCGCTGTCGCCACCCTCCTCGACGCGTTCGCTCCCGCCGCGGCCGTCACCGACGAGCCCGAAGACACCGCAGCACGGGCCGAGGCCCTGCAGCAGATGGACGCCCGCGTGACCCGCCTCGCCGAAGAGCTCGCGGACGAGCTCACCGGGCTGAACCGGGACCTCGTGATCGCGATCGTGCGAGAGTCCTACGCCGGCCTGGTGCGGTCGGCGAAGCTGACGGCGCACATGATCCCGCTCACCGAACGCTTCGCCCGGCAGCGCCTCGCCGACCTGACGCGGGACCGGACGACCGCGGTGCCGCAGGTACTGTTCGTGTGCGTGCAGAACGCCGGCCGCTCGCAACTCGCCGCCGCCATCGTCAACCAGCTCGCCGATGGCCGAGTGATCGCCCGCTCCGCAGGCTCCACCCCCGCGTCGGACGTGCACCCGCACGTGCGCTCCCTGCTCAGCGAGATCGAGGGCGAACAGGAAGCCGAGACTGCGTTCCCGAAGCCGCTCACCGACGATGCCGTGCGCGCGGCCAACGTGGTGGTCACCATGGGCTGCGGCGACGTCTGCCCGATCGTCCCCGGGGTCCGCTACGAGGACTGGGCCGTCGGAGACCCCGCGCTAGCGTCGCCCGAGGGCGTCGAAGCGATCCGCCACGACATCGAGGAGCGCGTCCGCGATCTCCTCGCCACGCTTACCGACTGA
- the arsB gene encoding ACR3 family arsenite efflux transporter yields the protein MTDTVTRTSPKRLSTLDKWLPLWIGLAMVAGLLLGRFVPALSDALSAMEVGGISVPIGLGLLVMMYPVLAKVRYDKVAAVTGDKKLLVSSLVLNWLVGPAVMFALAWIFLPDLPEYRTGLIIVGLARCIAMVVIWNDLACGDREATAVLIAINSVFQVVMFSVLGWFYLTVLPGWLGLDAQGLEVSAWQIALNVLVFLGVPLIAGFASRFVGEKRMGRDWYEERFLPRIGPWALYGLLFTIVLLFALQGEQVTSRPMDVARIALPLLVYFALMWFAGILLGKALGLGYARSATLAFTAAGNNFELAIAVAIGTFGAASGQALAGVVGPLIEVPVLVGLVYVSLWAARAWFRTDPYATESRTS from the coding sequence ATGACCGACACCGTGACCCGCACCTCCCCGAAACGGCTTTCCACCCTCGACAAGTGGCTGCCGCTCTGGATCGGCCTCGCGATGGTCGCCGGCCTCCTCCTGGGCCGGTTCGTGCCCGCGCTCTCCGACGCCCTGTCCGCGATGGAGGTCGGCGGGATCTCGGTCCCGATCGGGCTGGGCCTGCTGGTGATGATGTACCCGGTGCTCGCGAAGGTCCGCTACGACAAGGTCGCCGCCGTCACCGGCGACAAGAAGCTCCTCGTCTCCTCACTGGTGCTGAACTGGCTCGTGGGGCCCGCGGTGATGTTCGCGCTCGCGTGGATCTTCCTGCCGGACCTGCCGGAGTACCGGACCGGGCTGATCATCGTGGGTCTCGCCCGCTGCATCGCGATGGTCGTGATTTGGAACGACCTCGCCTGCGGTGACCGCGAGGCGACCGCGGTGCTCATCGCGATCAACTCCGTGTTCCAGGTCGTGATGTTCTCGGTGCTGGGCTGGTTCTACCTCACCGTGCTGCCGGGCTGGCTGGGCCTGGACGCGCAGGGGCTGGAGGTCTCGGCCTGGCAGATCGCGCTGAATGTGCTCGTGTTTCTCGGCGTCCCGCTCATCGCGGGCTTCGCGTCCCGTTTCGTGGGCGAGAAGCGCATGGGGCGCGACTGGTACGAGGAGAGGTTCCTCCCGAGGATCGGGCCGTGGGCGCTCTACGGGCTGCTGTTCACGATCGTGCTGCTGTTCGCACTGCAGGGCGAGCAGGTCACCTCGCGCCCGATGGACGTCGCCAGGATCGCGCTGCCGCTGCTGGTCTACTTCGCACTGATGTGGTTCGCCGGCATCCTGCTCGGCAAGGCACTCGGCCTGGGCTACGCGCGATCGGCGACGCTCGCGTTCACCGCCGCGGGCAACAACTTCGAGCTCGCGATTGCGGTCGCGATCGGCACCTTCGGCGCGGCGTCCGGGCAGGCCCTCGCGGGGGTCGTCGGCCCGCTCATCGAGGTGCCGGTGCTCGTGGGCCTGGTCTACGTCTCGCTCTGGGCTGCACGAGCCTGGTTCCGCACCGACCCCTACGCCACCGAATCGAGGACGTCATGA
- the trxA gene encoding thioredoxin: MSTVTPVTDATFRAEVLESELPVVVDIWATWCGPCRAIAPILDQLAGEYAGRVKIVKVDADQNPETVAAAGVTSIPTLGFYRNGERVDVLIGAHPKPVYIAKIEELLA; encoded by the coding sequence ATGAGCACCGTCACCCCCGTCACCGACGCTACTTTCCGGGCTGAAGTGCTCGAGTCCGAGCTGCCGGTCGTGGTCGACATCTGGGCGACCTGGTGCGGGCCGTGCAGGGCGATCGCCCCGATCCTGGACCAGCTCGCCGGCGAGTACGCGGGCCGGGTGAAGATCGTGAAGGTCGACGCCGACCAGAACCCCGAGACTGTGGCCGCCGCGGGCGTGACTTCGATCCCGACGCTCGGCTTCTACCGGAACGGGGAACGGGTGGACGTGCTGATCGGCGCACACCCGAAGCCCGTCTACATCGCGAAGATCGAGGAGCTGCTCGCATGA
- the trxB gene encoding thioredoxin-disulfide reductase produces the protein MSNQEVELVIVGSGPAGYTAAVYAARAGLAPVVVAGSVTAGGALMTTTDVENFPGFVDGVQGPELMESMRAQAERFGARIVYDDAIRLDLDGDVKTIETGAGATYRARAVVLTMGSAYRKLGLPEEERLSGHGVSWCATCDGFFFRDKEIAVIGGGDSAMEEALFLTRFASKVTVVHRRDEFRASRIMAQRVLEDPRIEVAWNSEVAAVLGDEQVTGLMLRDTITGAERTLDATGVFVAIGHDPRSELVTGQVDTDADGYVRVAHPSTRTNLAGVFAAGDLVDHTYRQAITAAGTGCAAAQDAQHYLSNLAPADVSVPVLEVSA, from the coding sequence ATGTCGAATCAAGAGGTCGAACTGGTCATCGTCGGGTCCGGTCCCGCTGGATACACGGCGGCGGTCTACGCGGCGCGTGCGGGTCTTGCCCCTGTCGTGGTTGCGGGTTCGGTAACCGCGGGCGGTGCGCTGATGACGACGACGGATGTGGAGAACTTCCCGGGTTTCGTCGACGGCGTGCAGGGCCCGGAGCTGATGGAGTCGATGCGGGCGCAGGCCGAGCGGTTCGGCGCTCGGATCGTCTACGACGACGCGATCCGCCTCGATCTCGACGGCGACGTGAAGACCATCGAGACCGGTGCCGGGGCGACGTACCGGGCGCGGGCGGTGGTCCTGACGATGGGATCCGCGTATCGCAAGCTCGGCCTTCCCGAGGAGGAGCGCCTGTCCGGGCACGGTGTTTCCTGGTGTGCGACGTGCGACGGGTTCTTCTTCCGCGACAAGGAGATCGCCGTGATCGGCGGCGGGGACTCGGCGATGGAAGAGGCTCTGTTTCTCACTCGGTTCGCGTCGAAAGTGACCGTCGTGCACCGCCGGGACGAGTTCCGGGCGTCGAGGATCATGGCGCAGCGCGTGCTGGAGGATCCGAGGATCGAGGTCGCTTGGAACAGCGAGGTCGCCGCGGTCCTCGGCGACGAGCAGGTCACCGGGCTCATGCTGCGCGACACGATCACCGGGGCCGAGCGCACGCTCGACGCGACGGGGGTGTTCGTCGCGATCGGGCACGACCCGCGCTCCGAGCTCGTGACCGGGCAGGTCGACACCGACGCGGACGGGTACGTGCGGGTCGCGCACCCGTCGACGCGGACGAATCTGGCCGGAGTGTTCGCGGCCGGGGATCTTGTCGATCACACGTACCGGCAGGCGATCACCGCCGCGGGCACGGGCTGTGCGGCTGCGCAGGACGCCCAGCACTACCTATCGAACCTCGCACCCGCCGACGTTTCCGTGCCTGTTCTGGAGGTCTCCGCATGA
- a CDS encoding tyrosine-type recombinase/integrase, whose product MSAGQPSRLATLDVTCSCTRPRHTGATWLTDAGIPLHVLQSILGHKSIETTRGYLHPDTRHLTDAAARANAFLDGHESHDRDSPVMPSRTTAPRR is encoded by the coding sequence GTGAGCGCAGGCCAGCCATCTCGGCTAGCCACTCTAGATGTCACCTGTTCCTGCACCAGACCCCGCCACACCGGAGCGACCTGGCTCACCGACGCAGGCATCCCGCTCCATGTCCTCCAAAGCATCCTCGGCCACAAATCGATCGAGACTACCCGCGGCTACCTCCACCCCGACACCAGGCACCTCACCGACGCCGCTGCACGCGCCAACGCGTTCCTCGACGGACACGAGAGCCACGACCGTGACAGCCCCGTCATGCCCAGCCGAACGACGGCACCTCGGCGATGA
- a CDS encoding ABC transporter permease, whose amino-acid sequence MQLIHGELIKLVTLRLALWTILLAAACGMLLTGALALIGPENATPPMPGLETVEGVEIVLSLPAVLLFVPALIGTIAVTSEYRHRTIGTTFLAAPRRGRVLGAKLIVYALLGLTYGIICSAASGVALYVGVAARGVAIPVPIGEIVVPLLQLALAATVYMVLGVSIGALARNQLVAIAIVLGYFYLLEFVLMMIPGVNSLYPILPGGATASLTSFSFLTDALAEQTSLGAASLASPVMGAFILLAYAGVAGLLAILVPLRRDLR is encoded by the coding sequence GTGCAACTGATCCACGGTGAGCTGATCAAGCTCGTCACTCTCCGCCTGGCACTCTGGACGATCCTCCTCGCGGCGGCATGCGGGATGTTGCTGACGGGCGCACTCGCCTTGATCGGCCCCGAGAACGCGACTCCGCCGATGCCGGGGCTCGAAACCGTCGAAGGTGTCGAGATCGTGCTCAGCCTTCCCGCGGTGCTGCTGTTCGTGCCCGCCCTCATCGGCACCATCGCCGTCACCTCCGAGTACCGGCACCGCACCATCGGCACGACGTTTCTCGCAGCGCCGAGACGCGGGCGAGTACTCGGTGCGAAGCTCATCGTCTATGCGCTTCTCGGTCTGACCTACGGCATCATCTGCTCGGCCGCATCCGGAGTGGCGTTATACGTGGGCGTCGCGGCGCGAGGAGTCGCGATTCCGGTCCCGATCGGAGAGATCGTGGTCCCGCTGCTCCAACTCGCGCTTGCGGCTACCGTGTACATGGTGCTCGGAGTCAGCATCGGAGCGCTCGCCCGCAACCAGTTGGTCGCGATCGCCATCGTGCTCGGCTACTTCTACTTGCTCGAGTTCGTGCTAATGATGATCCCCGGTGTGAACTCCCTTTACCCGATCCTGCCCGGCGGAGCGACAGCCTCGCTGACGAGCTTTTCCTTCCTCACGGATGCCCTGGCCGAGCAGACCTCCCTCGGAGCTGCTTCCCTCGCGTCTCCGGTGATGGGAGCCTTCATCCTGCTCGCCTACGCGGGCGTCGCCGGTCTTCTGGCCATACTCGTTCCTCTTCGCCGAGACCTCAGGTGA
- a CDS encoding ABC transporter ATP-binding protein, with amino-acid sequence MSAAPIEITGLAKRFGSVDAVADATFSAAPARVTGFLGPNGAGKSTTLRMLLGLIRPSEGTALILGKRYQEHRRPARLVGAVLDIAGAHPTTTARQHLRTYGALSGVSSKRVDEVLDETGTAEYADRRISTFSTGMRQRLSLATALLGDPEILVLDEPSNGLDPAGIVWLRTFLRAFAASGRTVLLSSHALGEVEQTADDMVLIDRGRVTRTGSLCELRSKGQSLEDVFLRATHEGAPLCN; translated from the coding sequence ATGAGCGCTGCACCGATCGAGATCACTGGGCTCGCCAAGCGCTTCGGCTCTGTTGACGCCGTCGCGGATGCGACGTTCAGCGCGGCGCCGGCACGCGTCACCGGCTTCCTTGGGCCGAACGGCGCCGGAAAGAGCACCACACTTCGCATGCTGCTCGGCTTGATCCGTCCTTCGGAAGGAACAGCGCTCATTCTGGGCAAGCGCTATCAGGAGCACCGTCGCCCCGCCCGCCTCGTCGGAGCGGTGCTCGACATCGCCGGTGCGCATCCGACGACGACCGCCCGGCAGCATCTCCGCACCTACGGTGCGCTCTCTGGCGTCTCATCGAAACGCGTCGATGAGGTGCTCGATGAGACCGGCACCGCCGAATACGCCGATCGTCGTATCAGCACGTTCTCCACCGGGATGCGGCAGCGCCTCTCGCTCGCGACCGCGCTCCTCGGGGATCCGGAGATCCTCGTGCTCGACGAGCCCTCGAATGGCCTGGATCCCGCCGGCATCGTATGGCTGAGGACCTTCCTGCGGGCTTTCGCCGCGTCGGGTCGCACCGTTCTGCTGTCCAGTCACGCACTCGGCGAAGTCGAGCAGACGGCCGATGACATGGTCCTCATCGATCGAGGCCGAGTGACGCGAACGGGATCCCTCTGCGAACTTCGCTCGAAGGGGCAATCACTGGAGGACGTGTTCCTTCGCGCCACACACGAAGGAGCACCGCTGTGCAACTGA
- a CDS encoding helix-turn-helix domain-containing protein, giving the protein MAEEQQIADIVLHPVRMKIIQQLGGRSMTTTQLREALPEVKQATLYRHVAALLEADILAVIEERHVRGATERTLALGDRLAHVGHGELQAMDAVQLRSAFTVFLSGLSNDFERLLDDDRTDLRGSLGFARAVLHLDTQDLEKLQAELMDVLTPYLEKRKEGQRRIALATVLIPETDD; this is encoded by the coding sequence GTGGCTGAAGAGCAGCAGATCGCTGACATCGTCCTCCATCCGGTGCGCATGAAGATCATTCAGCAGCTCGGGGGCCGCAGCATGACGACGACTCAGCTGCGTGAAGCGCTGCCCGAGGTCAAGCAGGCCACGCTGTACCGGCACGTCGCGGCGCTGCTCGAGGCCGACATCCTGGCTGTCATCGAGGAACGACATGTCCGCGGCGCCACAGAGCGCACGCTCGCACTGGGCGACCGATTGGCGCACGTGGGCCACGGCGAGTTGCAGGCGATGGATGCAGTACAACTGCGCTCGGCGTTCACGGTGTTCCTCAGTGGCCTGTCGAATGACTTCGAGCGACTGCTCGACGATGACCGCACGGATCTGCGGGGCTCGCTGGGGTTCGCCCGCGCGGTACTCCACCTCGACACTCAGGACCTGGAGAAACTGCAGGCTGAGCTCATGGACGTGCTCACGCCCTATCTGGAGAAGCGCAAGGAAGGGCAGCGCCGGATAGCGCTCGCGACCGTGCTCATCCCCGAGACCGACGACTAG
- a CDS encoding phosphotransferase encodes MNDMQQAMSGGNMNTVIRDGDTVRRVGGPWTPTVHRYLRYLKRGGIDWAPEPIGFDGTHETLSFIDAFVPAYPLPNWVWTDAALEQGARMLRQLHDASIGFPLDESTWQSATKVPVEVICHNDFSPHNLAFDDGMIVGAIDFDMCSPGPRIWDIAYFATRMVPLTGEPPVGAPTGRDVSRRIQLLIDAYGSDAGSIPLTVDAVVQVAIRRLYQLADFSRAKADELSKPELRDEADEYDRDAAFLLRT; translated from the coding sequence ATGAACGACATGCAGCAGGCGATGTCCGGTGGAAACATGAACACTGTCATCCGTGATGGCGACACGGTCCGTCGCGTTGGCGGGCCGTGGACACCGACCGTGCACCGCTACCTGCGCTACCTCAAACGCGGAGGGATCGACTGGGCGCCGGAGCCGATCGGGTTCGATGGAACGCACGAGACGCTGAGCTTCATCGACGCGTTCGTTCCCGCGTATCCGCTGCCGAACTGGGTTTGGACGGATGCCGCGCTCGAGCAGGGTGCGCGGATGCTGCGCCAGCTGCACGATGCATCCATCGGCTTCCCGCTCGATGAGAGCACCTGGCAGTCGGCGACCAAGGTGCCCGTGGAGGTGATCTGCCACAACGATTTCTCCCCGCACAATCTCGCGTTCGACGACGGCATGATCGTCGGTGCGATCGACTTCGACATGTGCTCGCCCGGCCCGCGAATCTGGGACATCGCCTATTTCGCCACGCGCATGGTTCCGCTCACGGGCGAACCACCGGTCGGGGCGCCGACCGGGCGTGACGTGTCACGACGCATCCAGTTGCTGATAGACGCTTACGGGTCGGATGCCGGGAGCATTCCTCTCACCGTCGACGCCGTCGTTCAGGTGGCGATCCGCCGGCTCTACCAGCTTGCCGACTTCTCACGCGCGAAAGCCGACGAACTGAGCAAGCCTGAGCTGCGCGACGAAGCCGACGAGTACGACCGTGACGCCGCGTTCCTGCTTCGGACGTGA
- a CDS encoding DUF3224 domain-containing protein, whose product MQASGTFTVEAFSPVDPHMDTGPVTATSVAVMRMEKQFTGDVAGRSVTVFTYALDAATDVGGYIAMESFEGMLGGRSGTFNFSHSATTVGNVRSDESLVIIPSSGTGELTGISGGGGIAVDADGTHRIWFDYKLPA is encoded by the coding sequence ATGCAAGCATCAGGGACCTTCACTGTAGAAGCGTTCTCCCCAGTCGACCCGCACATGGATACCGGGCCGGTGACTGCCACCTCCGTGGCGGTAATGAGAATGGAGAAGCAGTTCACGGGAGATGTCGCCGGACGCTCGGTGACGGTATTCACGTACGCTCTTGACGCGGCCACCGACGTCGGCGGGTATATCGCAATGGAGTCTTTCGAAGGCATGCTCGGCGGCCGGTCGGGCACATTCAACTTCTCACATTCGGCAACGACGGTCGGAAACGTCCGGAGTGACGAGTCGTTGGTCATTATCCCCTCGAGCGGCACTGGGGAGTTGACAGGAATCTCGGGCGGAGGCGGAATCGCAGTCGACGCGGATGGGACGCACCGCATTTGGTTCGACTATAAGCTCCCCGCCTGA
- a CDS encoding TetR/AcrR family transcriptional regulator, with translation MDKNYSRRSQEVAEVTERTGTGDPLQSIALLWRTNPKTGRSNLTLDAIVEAAINVATEIGIDKLSMRKIAGSVGVGVMSLYQRVPGKGELIDLMVDHVNGGVYDSATRPDATNGWRSAIEEIAAQNWQLFSQHPWLLGIDTTRPPLGPGTTAKYDLELAPLVGIGLSDVEIDQILALVLDHVKAAARVLLGVAETAEKTGSDDHDWWTTAGPLLAALIDEKRFPNATRIGAASGAQYDSAVDGELQFQFGLRMILDGVEKLIASK, from the coding sequence ATGGACAAGAACTATTCCCGCCGATCGCAGGAGGTGGCCGAGGTGACTGAGCGCACAGGAACCGGGGACCCACTACAGAGCATCGCGCTGCTCTGGCGCACCAACCCGAAGACAGGAAGATCGAATCTGACCCTCGACGCGATCGTGGAGGCCGCGATCAACGTCGCGACAGAGATCGGAATCGACAAGCTATCGATGCGCAAGATCGCTGGCAGCGTGGGCGTGGGCGTCATGTCTCTTTACCAGCGCGTCCCCGGAAAGGGCGAACTGATCGATCTCATGGTCGATCACGTCAATGGCGGCGTCTACGACTCGGCTACAAGACCGGACGCCACAAACGGATGGCGCTCGGCGATAGAGGAGATTGCTGCCCAGAATTGGCAGTTGTTCTCACAGCACCCATGGCTCCTCGGGATCGACACAACCAGACCTCCACTCGGCCCCGGCACGACTGCCAAGTACGACCTAGAACTCGCCCCGTTGGTCGGAATAGGGCTGAGTGACGTGGAAATCGACCAAATCCTCGCGCTCGTACTCGATCACGTCAAAGCAGCGGCCAGGGTTCTCCTCGGCGTGGCAGAGACGGCTGAGAAGACCGGAAGCGACGACCATGACTGGTGGACCACGGCAGGCCCCCTCCTCGCCGCGCTGATCGATGAGAAGCGATTCCCGAATGCAACACGGATTGGAGCCGCATCGGGAGCGCAGTACGACTCCGCAGTGGACGGTGAACTGCAATTCCAGTTCGGATTGCGAATGATCCTCGACGGGGTGGAGAAACTCATCGCGAGCAAGTAG